CTTGGTGGAGGAAAGAGTCAAGAGAGGAAATTCATTAATCATCAGTGATTAACTgtcattttcctaaaataaacTGATTCTCATTTATTCATAATTTCCAGCAGGAATTAACCCCTGGGAATGATCAAGAAGGTCAAAGTTTTTCAAGGAATGAATCTCAACAGACTATGTAATAAGTACTGtgaattttagaaattttgtgagaaaattttcaaaaaggaaaaagaatcaggCTGTCACTGCTAGCTCCCTTTGGTTGGGAACATCTGGTCTATTTGTAGGAAGGTAACTGTTCTTCCTTGAACCAAGTGGGTCCAACGGGACCACAGGGCGATATATCCTGTGGCCAAATGCATCCACTTCATCAAAAGTGTAGCCTGGTGGTTCAGGATATGAAGCAGGGCACTTCACTGGTTCCTTCGGAGTATAGCTGATGTTGTAAGTTGTTTCACCTATCAGAGGGGCCGGATACCGGACAGGAGGAATATAAGGTTTACAACTCCTTGTGAAAATTGGTGGATGAGGCACAAAGTAGGTCTTGGTAGTAGTGAGGCAGTCCATAGGCTCTCTAGCCAAGTTTAGCTGAGCAAGTGGTTTGATAGGCTCTTGCCTGGTAGTGGGCCACTGCCTGAAGTCATCTCTGTTGGTGGTGGAACCTTCAAAGCGCCCTGGTTTCTTAGACTGTATCACTGGACGGCAGGATTGGGCAGGGCCCCCTTTATGATAAGTGTAGTGAGCCTGCACTGTTGTCATAAAGTCCATCTTCTCATCTGGGGGGATGTAAGTCGTGGGGGCCCGAGAGAACATTTGGGGTATTGGCCATGTTTGGTACTTGTCCCGAAACTCTGTTGTGTTGGCGAAAGGGCTTTCACAACTGGAAACCTTGGGATGGGGTTTCAGGGACTTGGCAGGCTCCCCAAGCAATCCCCTAAAGGCCTCCTTATGAGTTGTGAGACCATCAAAGGGGACTTCTGAGGGCTTGTACTTGACTGGCTCCATTGGAATTCGTTTCTCTAGAGGATGTGGTACATAATTAATCTTGTAGTTGGTCAAATCTTCCAGAGGTAAGGCAAATATTTTATGCTGATAATAGGGTTTGTAACTCACTGTATTCACTAAGCCCTTGATGGGGAAATCATCCTGGTGGGTGGTTCTATAATCAAACTTCGTTGTTGTTGGGTGATAGGATTGTTCTGGTTTTATCAGATCACGTTTTGGTTGATTCCAGGGCAAATAATCAACTGAAATGAAAGCAAATCAATATAGGTCATACCTCCCGACATAcagagtatatgtgtgtatatgtaacaCATACATGTGACTGAAAATTAGTAATCTATTCCTAAATATAGTTTTGTTTCATAAGATACAAGGGTTACTTAGCTCCTAGTTATATTAGAGACTTAAGTGTTTCAACTATATGACATTTCCTAAaagaaaagctttcttttttctatactgCTATATAGCCCTCATATCtagaaaataatgatgaagatgaGGACAACAATTAATAATAACTACTCAATAATATTAACAATCTTAAAAAAGGTCTGGGTGAACTGGAATGAAGAACAGATGTAGAGTGGCCTTTAGCAAACTATTTTATTAGTGTGTACTATGCACAAGTCATTATGTTTAGCAGAGCTATCCCCCAGACCTTGCTCTCAAGGATCATATTATCATCTAAAGGATTCTGGGAATAACAAGTGCCAAATAATTATGACACAAAAGGTGAGTTTGACAATTCAGTTAAACTTATCTAGTATTTATTAACAGCCTATTATATTAAGGCATTGTTCTAGATAAAGAATAGTTGTGGGCAAAATGAGAAGCTAGTTTTTGAGACAGGGGAAGAGAGGGGGGCAAAGAAGGCTTTCAGGGCAAGAAATGATGTGGGATATTAGTTGAGCCTATAAGAAAAGGCTAGATAAATTGTAGAGGGCCTTAAATTCTAGAAGTAGGAATTTTGACTTTATTCAAAATGCATTGGGGAAGCTCTGAAGGTTCTTTTAAGTAGGTGAATGACATGATTACAATAGTGCTtaagtttccacatctataaaactAATTAAGGCCTtgatttccacatctgtaaaatgagaattaaaaacaACATATGCTCAAGGCCTTAAATAGCTCAttttgtgaggagcaaatgaactGATGTGCCTTTAAATTGCAAAGTATTAATTACCTTCTATCTAAcattattattgaattttttgAATTATAGATAGGGaacaattatttttcaatatagtaagcaaaattttaaataaattataaatatgaaattcaCATTTAGATCATCAATATCCCAAGAATTCATTTAATGTCCCTATATGCAGATTTACCAtagaaatggggaagggaaagggaagacagGGAGGGaatgaccatttattaagtgcttattatatgctcAGCATTACACTAAGAGTTTtataaatgtcatctcatttgattctcacaataaccctgtgataTATTTACTATTATGATCCTCACTTTACAATTGTGGTCAAATGAGTTGCTCAGTCACGCACCTAAAAAGTGgtggaatctgaactcaggtcttcccaactctagTCTTAAAGCTCTTCTACACCAAACCACCTAAGATTACAGAGTCCCTTGTCTCAAAGAGCTTAGAGTCTAAGCCTGACATCCTTATAAGCTACCTTTCTAAAAGGGCAAAGGGCTAAAAAGGCAAAGTGCTGAATAAATATATTGTCATGAGAAGTAAATGCTCTTTGGTTGGATGGTAAGAGACCATCACCATATTTCATAGAGTGCAggccaaaataaaattattaccaCCTCTTGCAAGTAGATGGCAATGACTTCCTAGAGAAAGCTGGGAGAACTGGGCATGCAGCCACTAGGGAAGAGACTCTGTCATGAGTCTCCTATCTCTATCATAAAAAAAACCAGCAATAGCTGACAGTTATATactattttaaagtttatgaagCATTCTTACCAACATCTTGTTTAATATTCCCccacaataataattttaagagaaTACAAAGATTTGCATTCCCATTCTACAGTGGAGATACTGAGGTTCAGACACATTTAAGAAGCTTTCATGTAGTCTATGAAGCTGATAtatagaggtagaatttgaactcagttctcctgactccaagtctagtgtcTGGCCTGGAGCTCTTGGCTGTAAGACTTTATATGCAAAATGTCAATGACATCCAGTTACCCCAAAGAGATTATCTAAGATCCCTCAATTGACAAGGCACTGGGCCAATAAATACTCTTCTGAGAAGCATATACGAGAACAAATCATTTCACAAGTTCTCAAAGTGACCAAGAAATAGGAGTTAAGCAAAATGACAATGAgcatgtaaacaatttaactttattactattattctgtGCCTGACCCCACCCAGATTTTCACTCATAGATAAAGTTTCTAGGGGTTCCCACTAAATTGTAAGTCAAAAGGTTATAAGATTCCTAAAAGTCCAAAACttgaagaatcatagaattataggttGTAAGAGCTAAAGGGACCTTATTACTATCAAAGTAATCCCACTGTATTGATAAGGAAACTCAGACAAAGGAATGTTTGATGATTTACCCAAAGTAACATCTTAAGATATCCTACTAAGGAAATTTCCTAATGCACAAAATATATCAGATGGCTATGTAAGGaagctgtgcttttttttttcccctagatccTCACAAATactttttcaataaaaaagaCCCAAAAGGAGGAAAATTGTTTGGAAGAGCTGGACATAGATGgcttataaagaaatgtgtagcAGAGAAGATAGTGGATCAGTCCCTTAAGGTTTCTGAAGGAGTACAGGGCTATAGAGAACCAGAGGCCTGTATAAGGTGTCAGAATTCCTGATTAACTTCTCATAAATTATCAGGCTTGTAATAACTGGTCTGAACTCCCAGAAACTCCAATGTTCTGACATCACTGTATGTAACTGTATTGGGAATTTACTGAGCTTACGGCCTTACTTAAGAGAGAAAAGGCATGGGATAGGAAACTTCAGTTTTATCCAGCTGCACGTGTGCAATCCCCCTCGACACACTGTAAGTTTATTTTAGGCCAAAGAGACTACCATGTATTCAAAATATGCTACATTTTAATTGAAAGCCTAATCCTTTTCCCAGAGAAATTAATGGTTACATCAGCATCTTGAAAGCATTAGGGTGAATTGAGAGGGGACCTTCTCGGGAATCCAAACCACATGTTCCAGAGGCAGACTTCAACACAGTCAACTAAGATGACAGTCAAATGGGGTGCCATGCTCATGGATCCCTACATGCTCCCTATATGTAACAGGAAGGAGACTGGGAACTTTACAGGCCTCCCCATGTAATAGATGGTGTGTAAAAAAGTGAAGTTCCTCAACTGTGAGCTATCACTTGTACTGTTCTTCTCTCCATCATTTCACATGCAAAACACTGAGATTCTGAAAGGCTACACAATTTCACAGTATAAACAATTCACCAAAAGGAGTGTAATAAAGTAGGGCATTAAACAGGTATTCAGAAAAACCTTCCTTCCAAAAGGAGCAGGCAGGTGGAGTATGGAGGAGGGACTTTGTTTTTCATACTCTGGACTTTTTGAAAATAAGTAGTTTAATACAAAAAcaacagctaggtggtacagcgaATGGAGCCCTAGACTCCAGCAAAATCTGAGTTCCAATACAGTCTCAAAcatacactagctgtgtgaccctaggtaaatcatttaaccttatttatctcagtttcttcttctataaaatgagttgaaaaagaaaatggcaaaccagcccagtatcttttccaggaaaacccctaaaaataaggtcatgaagagttggataccaCTGAAAAATGACCGAACAAAAGGCTCAGTGCAGACCCAAAGCACTGAATAATTATATTCTACATCCTTCCAATTGCACGTTGTTTTGAAAATACCACAAATTACAACCAAATGCTGTTCCCCTATATTTTACTGGCGTTCCTGTGCTGCAATAAAGGTGCTGACCCTAACAGCGATaaagggaaagatttacataTGGTTCCTATGGAGTAAATGTAAGGGGAGTGAATATGTAGACAGAAGTTCCATATATATTACCTATATGAAATGAGGCTTTTAATgatctttgtctttctccctcccctgtcttttttctccccatttggaaagaggaagaagttgtgtcataaaataatgaagttgCAAGGGAAATTACTAATATAGCAAGTgaattgtaacagaaaaaaaaaaattcacttgacTCAGTGATAAAATAATAAGATAAGGTAAGAATGGTCCCTGAACAAAATTTCTGTTCCAGTTCTGACCACATGTGAGCATTtacataaaggaaaagaaaactaaaccCAGAATGTCAATTTGAACACCTACCCAGTGCCTAAACTACAGCCTTGTATGCTCAGGAGCTTTAGAAACTACTCTGATTTTATCTATCCTCTCTTACCTGGACCCCTATGAAGCACCAGGGGTTCATATTCTTCCCAAATAAGTTCAACTAAACTtaagacaaacaaaaagaaaagacgaaaaagaaaactttacatGATGGGAAGgaggtagaaggagaaagaaagtaaTATATGGCTATGTTATCCTActatagatgatttttaaattatcactCTGCCCCCCCACCCCTGCAAAGTTTCCAATTATGGACCCCCTAGCAACATTTCACACAAATACTCTGAACCAGAGCTTGGATTTCTCAGTTATTTGCATATCTGCTTTGAAAGTATCTTGATATGTTGTGTATTTTTAGAAAGTGCtagtatgcatttttaaaaagatttttgggGGCAAATTAGATGGCACCGTGGATAAAAAGCACCCAGCCCtggtgtcaggaggacctgagttcaaatctagcctcagacacttagctatgaaacccaggacaagtcacttaacccagattgCCTCAAAAAACTGAATTTTGATGTTCTGCCATTTGGCACAATGACACACACAAAAACGAATAAAATAAGTAAGATTTCATAGATTTTCCTTAACAAACAAGGACCCAAGCTTTTACGGACTTAATAGCTGCTTTGACCTACTATAcataaaaaattccttaaaatagtcctGAGGCTCAAGAAACAAATAGAGAAGATCATTGTTTCCCATGATTTATAGATAGAACATCTAAAATTAACCCCCTGggttgatagatgaggaaactgaaatgcaAAGACTATCagaaaatgattttcccaagatcTCATAGCTAAGAAGTAGAAGAGCaagaatttgaacctgggtctttaGAACACTACTTGAACTCTAACAAAGCTACCATTTGAGCTTTGTTAGACACATAAATTATCTGTAAGGCAGAGGACATGAGGCGAGATTCCAGATAGATCcagatttccttttatttaaatttagtcCTATTTGAATGATAAGAACTGAAAAGTTGAAGAACATAAGAGTTTTTCCTTTTGAGTGAGAGGGGGAGACATACAAGCAGAGCCATGGAAGAAACTTTAGATGTCACTGAGttcaattcttcattttacagatttgataAACTGATCCCAGGGAGATTAAAGATAgtttcccagaatcacaaagctattaagtatttgaggttggGTAGAGTTCAAATACAGATGTTCCTGATTTtaagtccagtattctatttatTCCACAACATTACCTCTAAATCTAAGAAATATTTCTGGTCCCAGTGTTGATGTGTGAAAAATCACACAAGGTGTTATAAAACAGGACTTGACTCCATCCCACAAGCAAACTCAACTAGACTTAGTctggtcatttttttaaaaattactaataacAGACATTACTGAGCTGCTTATAATTTGTATCCATTTACTTACATAGGACAAAAAtgattattcatatcttttagaTATGTGTCAAGGTAACATGGCTGTAAGAtttatttaataatgataatatattcAGGAGCACTTGGTACTGAGAGCATGTTGTTTTCTCATGGCACGCCTGTTTGCTCCaaacataaatattttgataaagagGTTTCATCAGTAGAAGTCATATCAGGTATATGTtaactaaaattaaattaaatttaaccaaaattttgaacctaaaatataattttatagataaagtaaATTAAGGACAATCTTTTTGTGTCTGCGTCTTATTAGTTAAAAAATTCCTTACAAGGAAATCCTCtcccttctaccaatgcagaacAGTAGTTTCTTGACAATTTACAATATTAGAATTCTTACTGACTTGCCAAGTGCCACACAACCAATATTTGTCAAAGGCAGGATTAACCTAATTAAAGCCATGTCTTCCTCACTCTCTTTTCACACTATTATCTCTCCAAGCAGCTAtgtatgtcaattttttttctgacttaagCAATATGGCCTGGTGAGGAATCTtcctaaagaaaataatgaggatATGTTCATACCTTTGTATGTAGGCAGAGAATCCATCTTGTCTTTACATTGAGGCCTGTTTTCACGTGGTTTGATAGGATCTACTCGACAGAAAGGATAGGCACTGAAATCCTGTTTATATGTTGTGACCAAATCCATGTTCTCTTCATTTGGAATGAACTGGTCAGGTGGCTTTGCCCTCACTGGGAATACTCTGTGAGGGCCATAATCTCTCCTATAAATAAAATCGACACATTATTTTAATGGTTGGCTTAAAGCTAAAGTTTTATCAGTGTTTTCTACTATGtaaaattcaacaaatagttATTTGATTCAATTCATCAACATGTACTTTTAAGTGCTTAGTATGTGTATTGTACTAGAAatcagagacaaaaataaattaacatttccttctttcaACAGGCTAATGTTCTATAAGGTTGTTTACTGTATGTCTATAGGACTATGTTAGTCAATATAGGAGTACCAAAGAATTATAAGGGTATAATGCTTGCTCTTAATAAAGTCAAAACtaaggagtagaatttattatgtaaaaaaagtaatagtaatgatctcagacaaaaattaaagataaaatagatttaatcaaaagagaaaaataggaaaactatacCATATTTCAGCCAGAATTAATCAATATTGTtctagactatttaaaataattagactaGAATATTGCTGTAatggaaatgatgagttggtaaacttaaaaaaatatggaaagatttggattTATGAAGAGAAACATCcattttcagagaaacagagcaTACTACAATCTTACATGgatacatatgaatgtatatgtatgtatatatgtgtatgattactAATAACTGTATATGTCTGGGTATGTGTATCCAAGTTTAATCATAGCTTTCTTAGAGGGATAGAAAGGGggggagaataaagtaaaaatgcatagcagagagcaaaggaaaaaaacacgAGGAAGCAAATACAATATGTAGCATTTATtacataggttttcttgaaacaaaaatgtattattttatattttaaatcctctcattttctgctataactgaataagttatggtacatgaatgtaatagaatattattgttttataagaaatgatctcaagataatttcagaaagtcct
This sequence is a window from Sminthopsis crassicaudata isolate SCR6 chromosome 1, ASM4859323v1, whole genome shotgun sequence. Protein-coding genes within it:
- the SAXO1 gene encoding stabilizer of axonemal microtubules 1 isoform X2, with product MRDYGPHRVFPVRAKPPDQFIPNEENMDLVTTYKQDFSAYPFCRVDPIKPRENRPQCKDKMDSLPTYKVDYLPWNQPKRDLIKPEQSYHPTTTKFDYRTTHQDDFPIKGLVNTVSYKPYYQHKIFALPLEDLTNYKINYVPHPLEKRIPMEPVKYKPSEVPFDGLTTHKEAFRGLLGEPAKSLKPHPKVSSCESPFANTTEFRDKYQTWPIPQMFSRAPTTYIPPDEKMDFMTTVQAHYTYHKGGPAQSCRPVIQSKKPGRFEGSTTNRDDFRQWPTTRQEPIKPLAQLNLAREPMDCLTTTKTYFVPHPPIFTRSCKPYIPPVRYPAPLIGETTYNISYTPKEPVKCPASYPEPPGYTFDEVDAFGHRIYRPVVPLDPLGSRKNSYLPTNRPDVPNQRELAVTA
- the SAXO1 gene encoding stabilizer of axonemal microtubules 1 isoform X1, which produces MYQPTKKCICELCSCGRHRCPHIPTKIYEQSENKCILTEYADNYPTYQFYQPRESFKPKLEYHKGSLPMEALSTARRDYGPHRVFPVRAKPPDQFIPNEENMDLVTTYKQDFSAYPFCRVDPIKPRENRPQCKDKMDSLPTYKVDYLPWNQPKRDLIKPEQSYHPTTTKFDYRTTHQDDFPIKGLVNTVSYKPYYQHKIFALPLEDLTNYKINYVPHPLEKRIPMEPVKYKPSEVPFDGLTTHKEAFRGLLGEPAKSLKPHPKVSSCESPFANTTEFRDKYQTWPIPQMFSRAPTTYIPPDEKMDFMTTVQAHYTYHKGGPAQSCRPVIQSKKPGRFEGSTTNRDDFRQWPTTRQEPIKPLAQLNLAREPMDCLTTTKTYFVPHPPIFTRSCKPYIPPVRYPAPLIGETTYNISYTPKEPVKCPASYPEPPGYTFDEVDAFGHRIYRPVVPLDPLGSRKNSYLPTNRPDVPNQRELAVTA